A single Bacteroidota bacterium DNA region contains:
- a CDS encoding DNA-directed RNA polymerase subunit omega, whose amino-acid sequence MELSSDNNIQSINILDLTPETGNIYKSVTIIAQRANQIGSKMKQELNAKLAEFGPAGDSLEEIVENREQIEIARQYEQLPKPTLLAVRDFLNGDVHFSDPLEA is encoded by the coding sequence ATGGAACTGAGTAGCGATAACAACATCCAGAGCATCAACATCCTGGACCTGACACCTGAAACCGGGAACATCTACAAGAGCGTAACCATCATTGCGCAGCGTGCCAACCAGATAGGCAGTAAGATGAAGCAGGAGCTGAATGCCAAGCTTGCCGAGTTTGGCCCCGCAGGAGACTCGCTGGAGGAAATAGTAGAAAACCGCGAGCAGATAGAGATAGCCCGCCAGTACGAGCAGCTGCCCAAGCCCACCCTGCTGGCTGTACGCGATTTCCTGAACGGAGACGTGCACTTTAGCGACCCGCTCGAGGCCTAG
- a CDS encoding T9SS type A sorting domain-containing protein, translating to MMVPVSLEARVQNADAIVEARVTGKQGFWDDDHSRIYTAYTLSVSRSFKGGPAAQLQLVAPGGRVGMDLQVVEPSLQLEVGQMGVFLLSREYSLLQASAPHVYQAFAGPQGFIALQETGEGHDPFASYTDAYAQVFESIMQHTQASYQVVNLQQPHLWVPGEKRPDQGDGLKPLGTNAVPNITSFSPTTTTAGTGSVLTITGSNFGTYSAANSAISFRDANSSSAFVDAFASDIVSWTDTEIKVLVRTNAGTGAIRVRNVDGTATSTANLTVLYNLTGVNSTQTVPAGKFFQPELTGPNGTGGYTFQYSTNFAANADAVASFERALQSWRCATGVNFTMAAGTTTITCNSGLDAVNVVSFDTDCQLPSGVLGINASNYAGCINNGQEYWFVRGHDLIFRTPNNPTVWEFGPALPATNETDFETVALHELGHTHQLGHVINNQFVMHFSLGNGVAKRSLNATSDLAGANAVLSWSDNQNSVTRCVPAPAAHTRLYPTDCAPPRIRFANALQPQSLNEGGANMNAATGDCRRYRDYPITMQITGSPTGNATVTFDAAGSTATPDADYALYNAAATAPITSLVFPAGSNASQAFTLRLYDDRAVEAQSRLRLNFSISGTTNALKGSGRDTTLIVNFVDNDLLPANTVPLPTVNDDLTTATVYIGPSDTVVVYDDGGELIGVLANLSQHNYGCTTVEVDRAGTGAVAFQRTPTGTLATQKTLLITPTNSNPGGSFLLTAYFTEAEIAGWETATGGSRANLTLFRSGGKIGNVSPTSPTPAGNPSSSNRYGTSPVSANFGGAGVAHALAAQFPAGLGGFAAGLGSPNGPILTIEVPQLTLSGSRQGTSASFQLQATPAGVGGTLRLERSLTSDFAALTEVQSQAYATSLTFADAEAPFSVVYYRARWQSTGGDVVYSAVVQLAALSPELTLTGSRQGATAAFQLQATPAGVSGTLRLERSLTSDFAALTEVQSQAYATSLTFTDSQAPTTAAYYRVRWQGASAGQTALSNVVQLQAVTPTSIVRSVGQDTPPFQLYPNPSHDRQPTLAYQDMAAFSISVHNSLGQLVAQYARAAGSGLVQLDLRQQPAGVYTVSLSTASQQWHSRFVLQ from the coding sequence TAGGGTGCAGAATGCCGATGCCATTGTGGAGGCCCGGGTGACGGGTAAGCAGGGCTTCTGGGACGACGACCATAGCCGAATATACACCGCCTACACCCTGTCTGTTAGCCGCAGTTTCAAGGGGGGGCCTGCCGCACAGCTCCAGCTGGTGGCTCCGGGTGGGCGCGTAGGTATGGACCTGCAGGTGGTGGAACCCTCACTACAGCTGGAGGTAGGCCAGATGGGTGTTTTCCTGCTGAGCCGGGAATACAGCCTGCTGCAGGCTTCGGCCCCGCATGTCTATCAGGCCTTTGCTGGCCCGCAGGGCTTTATCGCGTTGCAGGAAACGGGCGAGGGCCACGACCCCTTTGCCAGCTATACCGATGCCTACGCCCAGGTGTTCGAGTCCATCATGCAGCACACGCAGGCATCCTACCAGGTGGTGAACCTGCAGCAACCCCACCTGTGGGTACCCGGCGAAAAACGACCCGATCAGGGCGACGGCCTGAAGCCCTTAGGTACCAATGCCGTGCCTAACATTACAAGCTTTAGTCCCACCACCACCACAGCAGGCACCGGTTCGGTACTCACCATTACAGGTTCCAATTTTGGCACATACAGCGCGGCCAATAGTGCGATAAGTTTCCGAGACGCGAACAGTTCGAGCGCCTTTGTGGATGCGTTCGCCTCGGACATTGTCAGCTGGACCGATACTGAGATCAAAGTCCTGGTTCGCACGAATGCTGGCACAGGTGCTATTCGGGTAAGAAACGTGGATGGCACGGCTACCAGCACCGCCAACCTTACGGTACTCTACAACCTTACTGGTGTGAATTCGACACAAACGGTACCGGCTGGCAAGTTTTTTCAGCCCGAGCTGACTGGCCCAAACGGTACCGGGGGCTATACCTTCCAGTATTCCACCAACTTTGCGGCCAATGCAGACGCAGTGGCCAGCTTTGAGCGTGCCCTACAGAGCTGGCGGTGCGCCACGGGCGTAAACTTCACCATGGCTGCTGGCACCACCACCATCACTTGCAATTCCGGCCTCGATGCGGTTAATGTGGTTTCTTTTGACACCGACTGCCAACTTCCCAGTGGGGTGCTAGGCATCAATGCCAGCAACTATGCGGGCTGCATAAACAATGGACAAGAATATTGGTTTGTAAGGGGGCACGACTTGATATTCCGAACCCCCAACAACCCGACTGTCTGGGAGTTTGGCCCGGCGCTGCCAGCTACCAACGAAACTGACTTCGAGACCGTGGCCCTGCATGAGCTGGGGCACACCCACCAACTAGGGCACGTTATCAACAACCAGTTTGTGATGCACTTTTCACTAGGCAACGGTGTAGCCAAGCGCAGCCTGAATGCCACCAGCGACCTGGCCGGAGCCAATGCGGTGCTAAGCTGGAGCGACAACCAGAACAGCGTAACCCGGTGTGTACCGGCACCGGCTGCCCACACCCGCCTGTATCCCACCGACTGCGCCCCCCCCCGCATCCGCTTTGCCAATGCCCTGCAGCCCCAGAGCCTGAATGAGGGCGGAGCCAACATGAATGCCGCTACCGGAGACTGCCGCCGCTACCGAGACTACCCCATTACCATGCAGATAACAGGTAGCCCTACCGGAAATGCTACCGTTACCTTCGATGCAGCAGGTAGTACCGCTACGCCCGATGCAGACTATGCCCTGTATAATGCTGCCGCTACGGCACCTATTACCAGCCTGGTCTTCCCGGCTGGCAGCAATGCCAGCCAGGCCTTTACCCTGCGGCTGTACGACGACAGGGCCGTGGAGGCACAGAGTAGACTGCGACTCAACTTTTCCATCTCCGGCACTACCAATGCCCTGAAGGGTTCCGGAAGGGACACTACCCTGATCGTCAACTTTGTAGATAACGACCTGCTACCGGCCAATACCGTGCCGCTACCTACGGTAAACGACGACCTTACCACCGCAACCGTATACATAGGTCCCAGCGATACCGTAGTGGTGTACGATGACGGCGGCGAGCTGATAGGCGTACTGGCCAACCTGAGCCAGCATAACTATGGCTGCACCACCGTAGAGGTAGACCGCGCAGGCACCGGGGCAGTGGCCTTTCAGCGTACGCCTACGGGCACCCTGGCCACCCAAAAAACGCTGCTCATTACCCCCACCAACAGCAACCCCGGAGGATCCTTCCTGTTGACCGCCTACTTTACCGAAGCCGAGATAGCCGGCTGGGAAACCGCCACCGGGGGTAGCCGTGCCAACCTTACCCTCTTCCGCTCCGGCGGCAAGATTGGCAATGTGAGCCCCACTAGCCCGACACCGGCCGGAAACCCCTCTTCTTCCAACCGGTACGGCACCAGTCCGGTTTCGGCTAATTTTGGCGGTGCGGGCGTAGCTCATGCCCTTGCCGCCCAGTTTCCTGCTGGCCTGGGCGGCTTTGCCGCCGGCCTGGGCAGCCCCAACGGCCCCATCCTGACCATCGAGGTTCCGCAGCTTACCCTAAGCGGTAGCCGCCAGGGTACCTCTGCCAGCTTCCAGCTACAGGCCACCCCTGCCGGTGTAGGTGGTACTCTGCGCCTGGAGCGCAGCCTCACCTCCGACTTTGCTGCGCTAACCGAGGTGCAGAGCCAGGCCTATGCCACCAGCCTGACCTTTGCCGATGCGGAGGCACCTTTTAGTGTAGTCTATTACCGGGCACGCTGGCAGAGCACCGGGGGCGATGTGGTGTATAGTGCTGTGGTGCAGCTGGCGGCCCTCAGCCCCGAGCTGACGTTGACGGGCAGCCGCCAGGGTGCCACTGCCGCCTTCCAGCTACAGGCCACACCTGCAGGCGTATCCGGTACCCTGCGGCTAGAGCGCAGCCTCACCTCCGACTTCGCTGCGCTGACCGAGGTACAGAGCCAGGCCTATGCCACCAGCCTGACCTTTACCGATTCTCAGGCTCCCACTACTGCGGCCTATTATCGCGTGCGCTGGCAGGGAGCTTCCGCAGGCCAGACTGCCCTGAGCAATGTGGTGCAGCTGCAAGCCGTAACGCCCACCAGCATTGTCAGGTCCGTGGGCCAGGATACACCCCCTTTCCAGCTGTATCCCAACCCCAGCCACGATCGGCAACCCACCCTGGCCTATCAGGATATGGCTGCCTTCTCCATATCGGTGCACAATAGCCTGGGCCAGCTGGTAGCACAGTATGCCCGTGCGGCCGGTAGTGGGCTTGTTCAGCTCGATCTGCGGCAGCAACCCGCAGGTGTATACACCGTTTCGCTAAGCACCGCCAGCCAGCAGTGGCACAGCCGGTTCGTGCTGCAATAG
- a CDS encoding acetyl-CoA C-acyltransferase produces MNEVYIVGIQRTPVGAFNGKLASVKATELGAIALKAALAQAGVPASSVDEVFMGNVMSANLGQAPATQVALAAGLPDTVPCTTINKVCASGTKAAMLAANMIRLGDAHIVVAGGMENMSQVPHYVQSYRTGHKFGNTELLDGVVKDGLQDVYSGMMMGEAAELCAAKYSISREAQDEYAIRSYKRAIEATENGSLKPYISPVTIQGRKGDVIVDTDEEPANVLWDKIPTLKPAFKKEGTITAANASKLNDGATAMILASEKAVKELGLKPLARIVSYADAALKPEWFTIAPNDAVRLALKRAGLKAADMSFFEINEAFSVVAMANQQLLEVDAEAVNPFGGAVAFGHPLGSSGARLIQSVVTGLKLRGGKYAAMGICNGGGGASAMVLENV; encoded by the coding sequence ATGAATGAAGTGTATATCGTAGGCATACAGCGCACGCCGGTGGGTGCTTTCAATGGTAAACTGGCCAGCGTAAAGGCTACCGAACTGGGTGCCATTGCGCTGAAGGCAGCCCTCGCCCAGGCAGGTGTGCCCGCCAGCAGCGTAGACGAGGTGTTTATGGGCAACGTAATGAGTGCCAACCTGGGCCAGGCACCAGCCACACAGGTGGCCCTGGCAGCCGGCCTGCCCGACACCGTGCCCTGCACCACCATAAACAAGGTGTGCGCCAGCGGCACCAAGGCTGCTATGCTGGCTGCCAATATGATTCGCCTGGGGGATGCGCACATCGTAGTAGCAGGCGGCATGGAGAACATGAGCCAGGTGCCCCACTATGTGCAGAGCTACCGCACAGGCCATAAGTTCGGCAACACCGAGCTACTGGACGGCGTGGTAAAAGACGGCCTACAGGATGTGTACAGCGGCATGATGATGGGCGAGGCGGCAGAGCTGTGCGCTGCGAAGTACAGCATCAGCCGCGAGGCACAGGACGAATACGCCATCCGCAGCTACAAACGCGCCATTGAGGCCACTGAGAATGGCAGCCTGAAGCCCTACATCAGCCCCGTTACCATACAGGGCCGGAAGGGTGACGTAATAGTGGATACAGACGAGGAGCCAGCCAATGTGCTGTGGGACAAGATTCCTACCCTGAAACCTGCCTTCAAGAAGGAGGGCACTATTACCGCTGCCAACGCCAGCAAGCTGAACGACGGTGCCACGGCCATGATCCTGGCCAGCGAGAAGGCCGTAAAGGAGCTGGGCCTGAAGCCCCTGGCTCGCATAGTGAGCTATGCCGATGCAGCCCTGAAGCCCGAGTGGTTTACTATAGCGCCCAATGATGCCGTACGCCTGGCCCTGAAGCGCGCTGGCCTGAAGGCTGCAGATATGTCTTTCTTCGAGATCAACGAGGCATTCAGCGTAGTAGCCATGGCAAACCAGCAGCTGCTAGAGGTGGATGCCGAGGCTGTGAACCCATTTGGCGGAGCCGTAGCCTTTGGCCACCCGCTGGGCAGCAGTGGTGCCCGCCTGATACAGAGCGTGGTAACCGGCCTGAAACTGCGTGGAGGCAAGTATGCCGCCATGGGTATATGCAACGGCGGGGGCGGTGCCAGCGCCATGGTACTCGAAAATGTGTAG
- the bamD gene encoding outer membrane protein assembly factor BamD, translated as MRSALFIAGLFAVLLSLAGCDACKKMAKSKDLALKDSAAYCYYDKKQYESAALLLEELLGIYPPGEKSEKTLFYLANAKFFSGEMISASFLYNEFIQRYPSSRRAPDVHYQLAETHVNMSPSFYLDQGDTKKAIERLQLFIELYPQDERVPEATKTLDEMRDKLAEKMYTQADLYLKIYHFQSAVLYLQAVIQEYPDSRFREAAQYKLFKAQVYYADNSVAEKRLERYEEVQALYLKFIDKFPESKYIRPAESLYAGLDKKIRLVKAGDEESLKKETKNRRGRRRIDEEEKEKK; from the coding sequence ATGCGTAGTGCGCTCTTCATAGCCGGGCTGTTTGCCGTACTGCTCTCTCTGGCAGGCTGCGATGCGTGCAAGAAGATGGCCAAGAGCAAGGACCTGGCCCTGAAGGACTCTGCCGCCTACTGCTACTACGATAAAAAGCAGTACGAAAGCGCGGCCCTGCTGCTGGAGGAGCTGCTGGGTATATACCCTCCGGGCGAGAAATCCGAGAAGACGCTCTTCTACCTGGCCAATGCCAAATTCTTTTCCGGTGAAATGATCAGCGCCAGTTTCCTGTACAACGAGTTCATTCAGCGCTACCCGAGTAGCCGCCGAGCACCCGATGTGCACTACCAGCTCGCAGAGACCCATGTGAACATGAGCCCGTCCTTCTACCTGGACCAGGGCGATACCAAGAAGGCTATTGAGCGCCTGCAGCTATTCATAGAGCTGTATCCGCAGGACGAGCGCGTGCCCGAGGCAACCAAGACGCTGGACGAGATGCGAGACAAGCTGGCGGAAAAAATGTATACCCAGGCCGATCTCTACCTCAAGATCTATCACTTCCAAAGTGCCGTGCTGTACCTCCAGGCCGTCATCCAGGAGTATCCGGATAGCCGCTTTCGCGAGGCCGCCCAGTACAAACTCTTCAAGGCACAGGTATACTATGCGGACAATAGCGTGGCAGAGAAGCGCCTGGAGCGCTACGAAGAGGTCCAGGCCCTGTACCTGAAGTTCATAGACAAGTTTCCCGAAAGCAAGTATATTAGGCCTGCCGAAAGCCTGTATGCGGGCCTGGATAAAAAGATACGACTGGTAAAGGCCGGAGACGAGGAGAGCCTGAAGAAGGAAACAAAGAACCGGCGCGGACGGCGTAGGATAGACGAAGAAGAAAAGGAGAAAAAGTAG